AGTGCAATCGGTCGGTAGTTTTTGGGCTGATTTCCTGATTTTAATGGAGGCCTTTTTTAGTGAATGCGGCATTTCTTCTgattttaacatatctgtatAAAAATCAGTCAGCCACTTCCTAGCATATTTGCCACAGTGGAGTAAAATTCTGGATGGATTTTATCGGAGCCGAGTGCCTTTCCAGACTTAATTTCTGAGACTGCTGAAATAATTTTTTCTGGACTAAACTCGTCAGAGCATTCAGATGTAGGCGCGCATGCAGACATTAGTATTATTAGTTCTTGTTTTACTGGTTTACTGGTTTTACTGGTGTGGTCACGATCTGAGGTTGAGGTAACTCAATATAGGGCAATATATTTGACAAATGGTGCAAATCATATAAAAATCCGAAAAAGTATTATCTGTGTGAGTCTAATGTTTTACATATACAACAAATGAGAATGTAATATTGACCTCAAACTACGACGTCTACCTCAAAACATGGCTATCTGCCGTATTTTTTGGGTTATTTTTTCAAAAGTTAAAGTACATCTTTATTTGTCACTTTGTCAACACAGCTCATGCGTAGCGGCATTCGACACACCCACATTTAGAAAACTTGTTCtcaggttttttctattttagtaGCACATGCTGAAATTATCTAATCGTCTGCGGGTGTTCTGCTGACTACCATATATTTAAAGTCTAAAGTATTAGGTTTTAAGCTGTATCATTCGCTTTCTTCACTAACACTGGTAATTAATAACTAGTTCTTCCGCAGAACTCGCAAGCAAAATGTATCATTCGCATATCTCAGAGCACTGATCTTAATTCCATTGACCGTGACACCGACATCAACTCTGGCAAGTGCATCATTGAGAATATGCTTGGAGTACAGATTATAAAGCAGTGGTGACAAGATGTATCCCTGTCTATCCCCATGGAGAATTTTAATTGATTTAGAAGTATCTAGGCCGATTCTAACATTTGCTTGCTGGTGATAATAAAAATTGTGTATAACTCTTAATAATTATAGAAGCATTAAGTTGTTGCAAAAGATCATTTAGGGCAGGCGGTTCTAGATTTCTGTTTGAAAACAAATATCTATAATTAAGTTTACTTTGGCTCAATGCTGTTACTTTTTGATATATATCTAAAcagattttaaagaaatattaaaattgggGCATTAGCATAGAAAAAAGGCCAAGCAGTTTTTACATCTAAAACGCTGTCATGTTACtgcttaattttttaaaagtttattaaaaaaagttaatttcTTCAAGAGTATATTATTCACCAAATTTGTAAATATTATAATTCTTTTTAATCTATAATAAATTTGCTATTTCGATTTCGAAAGTTTTAGCTTCATATAGTATAGAGATATATGATATATACCAATAACGACAGAACGTCATCGACAGGGACTTTAGTCTTTAAACTAAATGAGGAATTGCTTACAAAATTATTTTAGACTAGTTTAAAAATTCcctgtatattttaaatttactattaatattaatatatgtaTCAGAAAAAAATTTAGTAGGttgcaattttattttaaataaatataaaaatatacaagatttttgttaaatagttttaaaatctGTTCCACGTATCGTCTGAAGACAAATTTGGACGATCTCTAAAATATTTCCTTTGCTTCTGAACTGTTACATGTGATTGGTCAATCTTCGTGTCTTGTATTACATCTTGTGGCGGTGGCGGtaattctgttgaattaaagtcAGGGTTGAAACTTATCCTAGATCTTTTTTCTCTGGGCGTAACATTAAGTTGGGTTTCCATTAAACTGCTATCCATTTTAACTTTTCTCAAGCACGGTTCAGGAGGAATGTCTTCTTTTTCGATAGCTATCATTTGTCTGACATTTTCGGTATCAATTTCTTGAGCAACGTTGCTCAACCAATCCTGTCGCTTTTTCTTAATATACCGCTTAGTTTTTCCATGATCTTCTGGAAGGGGTTGCATATTAGCCTCATTATAAGCTTTTACTGTATGCGCCTCACTTTCAATAATCGTCTTCTCTATATCGATATTCAGTTTTTGCAAAGTGTCTCTCATTTTACTCTCCTCTTTAGCCAAAATAGCTGCTTTATTTTCTGCAGTTTCTGCTGCTTGTGCGGCCTGTTTTTGTTCGTATTCTTGTTGTTCTTTAAGCTTTTTAAGTCTTTGTTCAAGACAATTGTTTTCGTCTGACATTCGTTCGCCTTCGTTTCTTAACCATTGTAGCCTGTGATATAATTGTTGTCTTTTCATCATTACTTCGGTATCTTTATCAAAGGCAGTTGGAGGAGGAACTGGCAGTATGGAATTTAAATATTCTTCCTTTTTATTGTAGTACCGCTCAAAGTCGAATGTTGGTGCCATGTCGTAAATTTCGTTTATAGCTTTCATCATTTTTTCGATATGTATGTCATGTCTTTCTTGATAGAACTGCACAGTCAGTAGCTGTTCGTTAATCAGAACGTCACTTATATCTTGTGTCATAGTTTGGTAAACTTTTCTACAAAGTTGTTGAAATAGTGATATTTCGTTGGACAAATTTAAACGTAGTTGCTCACCATTGTCAGAGGTATAAGCTGATATTAGGTTTACAAAATCTTGCACAGGAATCTTTTTGCCTTGGAGCTCCTTCAAAATTAATCGTATTCCTTTTATATCCTCCCCTTCTGGAGCTTGACGTCTAATCATTCGTTTTTGTAATACATCCCAATCAATTCCTGTTCTCGGTTTGGGACAAACACTAAAAGGAGGCAATGTCCATTCTAAGCCTTTTGGTGGTTTCTCCAAACCTACTTTAGGTGGTGGCCCTGGAACCCTAACACCTATTCTACTGGTTCTACTTATTCCACTAGTAGACAAGTGGCCTGCTTTACTTACTGAAGAGACAGATCCCTTTGACTTCGACATTTTTCTTCAAAAACATGGAGATATTCTTCGCGCTACACAACAAAGGGCTGCGACTAGAACTGCGGTAGCTATACTAGCATAAAGGCAtatcattttcgtttaaaaactatttataaattagTTGTAATGAAGTCGACTACTGGCattttaaatttcaagtaaatatttaatttaaaaacgtCATATTTGAAGCATAGGCAGCCTTCGATATTATAGTACGTTAATGTGACAATGTGTTGTCATTTTTTGGATTTATTATGATTTTAAATGAAAAGAGTATGTGCTACagaactttattttaagtttttgctgtatatttaaatttgtttagtaGCTTTTTTCTTCTGTCATGTGTATTAgaacaacaaaaaattattatttttttttatcaacaattttCTTTTAACGGGTATGCTactgcatactactgtaaatacgcGACTCATACcatatccatacctacaaacaGCTACATTCTCACAGGTGAAACCATAGCCATTTTGAAAGCATAAATCTTCTTTAAAACACATAGTGACAATAATTGTGATATCATCACAGACTTATTGAATGCCCCATTATATGTACAACAAATTTACGCTACAATTCGGGAagtaaataataagtttaatagAATTCGATCATCTCAAAAAAGTCAGAACTCACATTTAAGAATAGACAGAATAAGAAAGAGGACAATCCAGCAAACACACGTCTAAAAAATtcacaatatataaaaaattttacctTCTCATTTCCGGCTGTTTTTAAACATTTGGCTAGTTTCGTAAAGGCACGTACAGACTAGCACACGCATGCGGTGAGAAGCCACGCATATGCGTGCGTACCCAAACCATTCGCGCTCAGAGCAATTCATTCGTTGAAATTAGAAATCACCGCATATGTATGCGTGCTCAAGGCGCTCCATCCATTCGTGAAAAAATGTCTGCTTATGGTTAGTACCGCGTTTGTGGTTATTagttcattaaaaaagaaaaaacaaaggaaaaatagGCGATGGTGGACGAcgcatttatttaaaagaagaaccCTACAAATGAAGTCCGATTTACTAGTAGATTTGGCGTTAGAATCTAATACTGGACAATTTCTgcttattttcttcttcatcACTGCTGAATCTATATCAAGATTTCTTGAAATCGACTCCCAtgcatcttctttttttgtttttaaataataaaacttattttttggatcccataatatagggttttctttatacaaatctattaattgcaaacattgtTAATTTGACCACTCCATTTTAcacataaatcaataaaatgaataaaactcaataAATCCGAACTTGTCTTGCAAATGCAACAAATCCCCACGCTATCCGTCTAAACTGAGCGCGAACGCACACGTATGTTTCTTTGATGTGTGAGAAAAAACCGACACCACTCTGGCTCGCAGCATGTGTGCTCAAGTCATTGGCGAGAAGCAACGCATGCGGCGAGAGGTTACGAAAGCACCGTCCACATTTGCACACGTATGTGTATTCATGGCTGCTCAATGCATGTGTTTGTAGGTCTGTACGCGCCTTTAGGCTTGTACATCACTTATATTAATATTCAAGAAAATGCTGTATTTACTTAgcataaaatttttaagtttaatcCATTTCTAACTTTCGTAACAActcttaataaatatattagcagttTTCGAGGTGGATATTTTTTACCCACCGTTGGGTATACATGGAACTTACATATTCTTACATATTGTTGGCCGTTTAAGGattaaagaaagagacaaaaagaagaatCTGTCACCATTTACTATAGAACTAGCTCTTCACAGTATAACAATAACAATATTTACCAGATAACGGAACTACTCAACTCTATTGTCAAAGTTGAGCTATCGCATCTGAAGAGAAAACTATCACACTGTCAAAGGTGTTAACATTTTGGTCACACAATTATTGCCTTCGTTCTGTAAATCATCCTGCTAGCTACAAGAGATTTATCATGAAGTAAAAATGTCTCAACACTATAGTTTTTACAACCAGTAGTACACAACTTAATGAAAAGATGTTTGACCTTTGTAATCTAAGCTtatatttgttgactacgaaaaatatttcgacacaataagtcatcaaaagctgttaaaagccttaacagagtgccgtatagatcatcgctatataaacatgataaaatacatctatcaaaatgggacagcaagtgtgaaactggcagataaaaagaccaacgtatttaaaataaaacggggagtgcgacagggagacacaatttcgccaacattgtttacaacattattagagcatatgtttaagaacgcaaatcgGAGTGGAAAAGGAATTAATGTcgatggagaaatgcttagtcatttgaggtttgctgacgatattgtcctttttgctgacagaatcgatgatgcagtatcgcaactggagaaactatacctagcctccctacaagtaggattaaaaatcaaccacacaaaaacacaaatcatgacaaatcttgtgttaagcgaaaagatttcagtaaatggcatgcatattgaagaaaccacctcatataagtacttaggacatgagatacgcataggaagagataatcaaacgtgcgaactaagccgccgcataggactcacttgggtggcattcggcaagctaagctatgttcttaaatcagaactgcctatgtgtcttaaaagaaaagtctttaatcagtgcgtgttgccagtacttacatatggtgcagagacattaacactaaccaagaaagtaagaaataaaatttgtgttacccaaagagccatggaacgatcgatgttaggcatttcttgtagggatcggatcacgaacaaggaaataagacggagaacagaaGTGACAGATgtcatagaaagaattatgacccttaagtggaacggggcggggcacatagctagaatgtcggataacagatggacacagcgaataatacagtggagaccgagacaagaagcacatcgaagtagaggtcgtccaccaacaagatggtctgatgacataaaacgggtcgacaaaaattggatgcaaacagcacaaaacagaaatacatggaaaagactgagggagacctatatccagcagtggatagatccgggttaaatgatgatgatgatctaagcttaaccttcaacaataaacaaaaattggaATGTCAGTTCCTAATTTATTTAtgtaataaatgtatttattacaaaatttgtGAACAAGATCCGTATTATCTATGCGACAGAAAAACATGTAGTAAATTTATTAACACCGTATATTCATTACTTACTATATATCTCGAACCTTAAAACAATGAATCCGTCTACGGATAAACTGAAGTGATTTAATCACCTCTTccataaacataaaaaaacggTTACCAGGTGGTGACCATCAACAAAGATAAATTGTTAAGTTCTTCGTTCATTATCACACGAATGTTGTCATTATGAGTTTTGTTTAAAAAggtaaaaacaataaatatatgtATCTGGGTCACATTCTGTACCATTTTTTGTTACTGGTTTGGATTTTCGAGGTTAAATATGTTTGACTTATATGTCATGATATTATTTCTTGTTGGATTaagaacatttttatatataaagatacACATATTGTAGTTACTTTATATTGAATGGGCATCCTATACATATGTATATTgtcaaaataatcaaattaattttcaaacagTGATcatattttgactttgtttacttACCAAATGTCTAATACATAAATACCATACCATGAGAAAAGTGACCATActtaagtatttaaaaaatgtcttgGTGGAACAAACATCGACTTACTTAGGGTAAAAATAAGGGGTcgtgagttcgaatcctaccgaaatacaattttttaacaaaaaatctcTTTTCTGTGGAATTGGTACTCATACGAGCTATTGCAGTCATTTAAATATAATAAGAgaatattgttaataataattaaatcgACTTTACTCAGTAACAAGGCAATTGCTCAACACACATACACGACATACTCAATGGTTTAAATGAACTCTAAAACTGTTGTGTTATGGCATGGTTACgtaaaattgtatttatatgtaattacgtCATAATTgactgtaataaaaattacatttttcatttgttttcgATGTTTCATTCTCTAATCCCAaaaaaccgttttcaaaaaacattataaatagCAATTATTTTAACTTGTACATCCTTGTTAATTAGTCATATTAACAGCGCCTATAAAATACCTTGGGATCACTAGGAAAAGTAAGACCACTAAGTGTTGGAATAAATGAGCATGAATCATATATCAAACACAAAGAGTTTGATATATCCCAGTGATATGCAGACATGTCTGGGATAATAGTCATGAACGAACCAGACAGCAAAAGATGAAAATGAAAGAATCGGTCCTCATCTTACTTATCTGTCTTATAAATATAAAGGCCATTAATCGTAACAATCGACATACGTGGACATATCCTAACCTGGTTTCAGCAATTCCAGACCAATTCAATTCAATTCCACATCAGCTTGAGCAGATACTCATTCCAATATTCAGCAGTCTACCTACGTTACCAGAGGCAAATATCGAAACGTTATCTGACGAACTACAGACTAATCGATTTGAAAAAGACGACAGTGATTTTGAAGGGGATTTAACACGTATTGATCGATTTACTCAGGAAGAGCTAAGCGATTTTATCAGAGTTATCAGATTATCAGAAAACCTTTCAAAAGATTCTTCCGAGTTGCTTGCCTTCAGACTAAAGGAAAAGAATCTTCTTCACCCAGACACCAAAATTACATACCACCGTAATAGAGAAAAAGatcttttgcctttttttttctCAGCAAGATGATATGGTTTTTTGTAACAACATTAAAGGACTGTTAGAAAAAATGGGTGTACAGGAGTATACACTGGATCACTGGCATCGTTTTATCGACAGTTCCAAATGAAGTTTAAAGTGTGTCCTCCTACATACTGGCaacaaatatggaagtataccaaCAGGGCAttctacaaaaatgaaaaaaaaaaatttaaaacaatatcgCTGGTGCTAAAAAAAAATCAAGTATGATTATTATCAGTGAGCAATCTGTGTTGATTTTAAGATGGTAAACTTTCTCCTGGGCCAACAAGGTGGAGGTGGGagaacaatatacaaaatatcCTGGTTTCCTGTGTCTTTGGAATAGCAGAACCAACACTGGAGTAAAAGATAATGGCGTTCTAGAGATGCTTTAGTTTAAGGAGAAGCTGACGTAGTTAACGAAGCATTGGTCGActgaaagaaaataatattacctccgTTGCATAATAAACTAGGATtgatgaaacaatttgtaaaggccCTAGACCAGAATCGTCCTTTGCATTTTACAGAATCGATCAGTGGAAGAAATGCTTAACAATTTTGACAAACACGGTTGTCATATGAGTATTAAAACTCACTACATCCACAGCCACTTGAC
The genomic region above belongs to Diabrotica undecimpunctata isolate CICGRU chromosome 8, icDiaUnde3, whole genome shotgun sequence and contains:
- the LOC140448528 gene encoding uncharacterized protein, with amino-acid sequence MSKSKGSVSSVSKAGHLSTSGISRTSRIGVRVPGPPPKVGLEKPPKGLEWTLPPFSVCPKPRTGIDWDVLQKRMIRRQAPEGEDIKGIRLILKELQGKKIPVQDFVNLISAYTSDNGEQLRLNLSNEISLFQQLCRKVYQTMTQDISDVLINEQLLTVQFYQERHDIHIEKMMKAINEIYDMAPTFDFERYYNKKEEYLNSILPVPPPTAFDKDTEVMMKRQQLYHRLQWLRNEGERMSDENNCLEQRLKKLKEQQEYEQKQAAQAAETAENKAAILAKEESKMRDTLQKLNIDIEKTIIESEAHTVKAYNEANMQPLPEDHGKTKRYIKKKRQDWLSNVAQEIDTENVRQMIAIEKEDIPPEPCLRKVKMDSSLMETQLNVTPREKRSRISFNPDFNSTELPPPPQDVIQDTKIDQSHVTVQKQRKYFRDRPNLSSDDTWNRF